Proteins from a genomic interval of Ensifer canadensis:
- a CDS encoding carbohydrate ABC transporter permease, with translation MTSGAVIRSLGLRQARARTAWWFLAPSLLVLTAVALWPLGRTFVFSFTDALLTEPDFYSYIGFDNYRALFEDPLWWQSVRNTLYFTVISVSIETVLGLTIALLLNSHIAGRGAMRAIILIPWSIPVVVSARMWQWMLHDQFGIVNHVLKMAGFIDSGIAWTANASLVMPVIIAVDVWITTPFMVLLILAGLQMLPRGIYEVAAIDGVPAWKQFTSLTLPLLAPSIAVAVLFRLLDALRMFDLSFVLSSNSDDAKTVSIYAREVLVNFQDMGVGSAASTAVFLMIAVVTAIYVTVFRLNRRLLGV, from the coding sequence ATGACGTCAGGGGCAGTAATAAGATCTCTCGGATTGCGGCAGGCCCGCGCCCGCACCGCCTGGTGGTTTCTGGCGCCGAGCCTATTGGTGCTGACCGCCGTCGCCCTCTGGCCGCTCGGGCGCACCTTTGTCTTTTCCTTCACCGACGCGCTGCTGACGGAGCCGGACTTCTACAGTTACATCGGCTTCGACAACTATCGGGCGCTGTTCGAAGATCCGCTGTGGTGGCAATCCGTCCGCAATACGCTGTATTTCACCGTCATTTCGGTGTCGATCGAGACCGTTCTCGGGCTGACGATCGCGCTCCTTCTCAACTCCCACATCGCCGGGCGCGGCGCCATGCGGGCGATCATCCTGATCCCCTGGTCGATCCCGGTCGTGGTCAGCGCCCGCATGTGGCAGTGGATGCTGCATGACCAGTTCGGCATCGTGAACCACGTGCTGAAGATGGCCGGTTTCATCGACAGCGGCATCGCCTGGACTGCCAATGCCTCCCTGGTCATGCCGGTGATCATCGCCGTCGATGTCTGGATCACCACGCCCTTCATGGTGCTTTTGATCCTGGCGGGTTTGCAGATGCTACCGCGCGGCATCTACGAGGTCGCCGCGATCGACGGCGTGCCGGCATGGAAGCAGTTCACCTCGCTGACGCTGCCGCTGCTGGCGCCGAGCATTGCAGTTGCCGTGCTCTTTCGCCTACTCGATGCGCTGCGCATGTTCGACCTGAGCTTCGTGCTTTCCTCCAACAGCGACGACGCCAAGACGGTGTCGATCTATGCCCGCGAGGTCCTTGTCAATTTCCAGGACATGGGGGTGGGCTCGGCTGCTAGTACCGCCGTCTTCCTGATGATCGCCGTCGTGACAGCGATCTACGTCACCGTCTTCCGTCTCAACCGCCGTCTGCTGGGAGTTTGA